Within the Equus przewalskii isolate Varuska chromosome 1, EquPr2, whole genome shotgun sequence genome, the region CCGATGGCCGCAGTAGGGGGCCCTGGGAGCAGGGCCTGTGAACTCTGATGTCCTCCTCCCGCAGGATCACTGCTTCTACCAGGGCCACGTGGAGGGGCACCAGCACTCGGCAGCCAGCCTTAGCACCTGTGCTGGCCTCAGGTGAGTGCCACAGGCCTGGCTGGGCATGTCAGAATGTCAGGGCCATGGCGCTCCCCTCACTGTCAGAGAAGTAAACTGAGGCAAGAACCGGGCTGGACGTGGGCACACTTTTCTGCACTTGTAGAAGTTACAGGTTCCCCGAGCGTGAGGCTCCCACAGGCCCCTGGACAGTGTCCCCAGAACGTCTCAGTGCAGAGTGGGAGCCATGCCCTCGGTCACCTGAGGGCCTGCTGTCCTTCAGGGCTCCTGTTCCCCCAAGATGGACAGGCAGGGGGATGCACTAATTTGGAGCTGCCTGctcccctctgctctcagggGCTTCTTCCGGGCTGGCTCCACTGTCCACCTGATCGAGCCCCTGGATGGGAGCAGTGAAGAGGGGCAGCACGCGCTGTACCAGGCACAGCACCTGCAGCAGAAGGCCGGGACCTGCGGGGTCAGCAACGCCAGCCTGGAGAACATCTTGGGACCTCGGGTCTTGGCAGCCTTCAGGCCCCGGGTGAGGAGGCCCCGGCCAGCCTCATCCCCTGTCCACTTGGGCCTGTGCACCCCCAGACGCCCCACGCACTCAGCGCAGTGAGGGTGCCACCTGCTGTGCCTGTAGTAAGTGGGCTGGTGTCTCCAAGCTGCCCCCTGAGTTGGTGGGCCCGGACCTGGCTTTGCCCGGCTGCTGCAGAGGCAGCGCCTTCGTTTGCATGGGAGCCTCCTGGATGGCCCCCTACACTGAGTGGGATTGGGCGCCAGCTCCAGAGCCCGGGAGGTGGTCAGCGTGTGGCAACTCGGCTGGGGCCAGGAGGGCTGTGGCTGGGTTGGCTGACTCGTTCTCGTCGCCGCTCCCCAGGATTGGCTGCCATACCGAGATACCCGCTACGTGGAGCTGTTTGTGGTCGTAGACAAAACAGAGGTACCTTGGGGTGgagcggggcggggtggggtggggcaggggcacctGCCAGATGCTGCAGCCTGAGGACCTGCTGTCCTACAGTTCCAGCAGGTGGGCAGCCGAGAGGCTGTGCGGACGAGGGTGCTGGAGGTGGTGAACCACGTGGACAAGGTGGGGTTCTGTCCACCCTGAGGGGGCATCCCCTCCCGTGGCTGCCAGGAGTTCCTCCCAAGACCCCTGGGCAGCACAGGTCCCTTCTGGACCGGGCATCACCCAGCCCGTAAGAAACCCTGGTTGTGGAGGTGGGGGGGGTGCCTGGAGAGTAGGAGATGGGTGACTGTGTGGGGGGCCAGCAGGTGGAACTGTcagccaggggaggagggagctgggatctgtcccagcctcctgcctgcgTCCCACTCACAGCCGACACTGCCTCTGCGGGCCCCAGGCCCAGCTTGCTCTGGGGTGGTCTCAGCCTCTTACCCGGCCTCACTGTCCTGGAGCCTGACCCAGGGGACTCCATCCTCTCGCAGCTTTATCAGGCACTGAATTTCCGCGTGGTCCTGGTGGGCCTGGAGATCTGGAATGACGGGGATAAGATCAAAGTCAGCCCGCAGGCTGACACCACACTGGACAACTTCTTGGTCTGGCGGGCACAGGACCTGGTGAGACGACAGGTGCACGACAATGCGCAGCTCATCACGTGAGAGGCGGGGTGCCATCGCAGGGCACGTGGGTGGAGGGTCCCCTGGGGGAGGGCTTTGCGGGGACCAGGAGGGGCACTCAGGAGGTGTCCAGGTGCTGACACTGCTCTTGTTCCCAGTGGGGTCGACTTCACCGGGAGCACCGTGGGACTGGCCAGGGTGTCCACCATGTGCTCACAGGACTCGGGGGCTGTGAACCAGGTGTGGAGGGAACCCTGCCCAGGCTTGTGGGCTGCCGGGAGGGGAGCAGGCTGGGAGCTTGAGCTGAAACTCGTGAGGGGTGACCTCAGGGCTCAGCCCCACCTGCTTGACTCCAAGCTGTCTCCATGAGCACCCAGACGGCTGCCTCTTCCGGAGGATTCATCAGTGCTTTTAGGTTGTAAGACATGTTGTTGGCAGGAAGTGACACCAAACCCCTCAGCCTTGTTTGGGGCAGTGTGGCTGGCAGGAAGGTGGATGGGCTGGGTGGGCGGCGCCAGCCAATGCAACCTCTTCCCACAGGACAACAGCAAGAACCCCATCAGCGTGGCGAGCATCATGGCCCACGAGATGGGCCACAACCTGGGCATGGACCATGACGAGAACGTGATGGGCTGCTACTGCCCCATGCCGCAGGACAGCGGTGGCTGTGTCATGGCGGCCAGGATCGGGTGAGACTCGCCTGGATCCACCCTGGCTGAGGGCCAGCTGCACAATGGAGTTCCTGGGGATGTAGGCGGCCTGCCCTCTGCTACCCTCCCCTGATGGGGATCCTCTTCCCTCAGTGTCAAGTTCCCCAGAATGTTCAGCCACTGTAGCCGGGCCAACCTGGAGATGTTCATGGAAAAGCCCCTGACAAACTGCGTGGTGAACGCCCCAGACCCTGACCGGCTGGTGGGCGGCCCTGTGTGTGGGAACGGGTTTGTGGAGCGCGGGGAGCAGTGCGACTGCGGGCCCCCCGAGGTACAGTGTCGCATGCCTGCCACTACGCTCTGTTCCCCACCAGGTGCCCCGCCCACATGCCCGTGGCCACACGTCAGAATACTCCTGTTCTCCTGTGACACCCACAGCTGCCCGTAGGGGACCCCATGGGAGGGAGCAGCTGTGGCCTCCCCATGGAGGCCTGGCCGGGTGGGCTGTGGAGGGAGGTAGGGTCCCCGGGTCTGCTCTGGGGCCTGGTGCTGCCCTGTGTGCAGCCCACTGCGACCTGTGCTGAACCCCTGCCCCCAGGACTGTCGGAACCAATGCTGCAATGCCACCACCTGCCGGCTGGCTGAGGGGGCTGAGTGTGCCCATGGTGGCTGCTGCCACGGGTGCAGGGTGAGTGCGGGGCCCCACCTCAGCTGTGCCCCGAGGGTGGCGCAGGGGGAGGAAGGTCCCAAGGACGCTGGTGACAAAGCAGTGGGCGAGGGTCTGTTTGGGTGCCCACTGGTCCCATGGTGAGCTTCGCTCCACTGGGCCAGGTGAAGCTGGCCGGTGAGGTGTGTCGCCCCCAGAAGGATGGCTGTGACCTTGAGGAGTACTGCGATGGCCAGCAGCCAGTGTGCCCGGAGGATGCCTTCCAGGAGAACGGCACGCCCTGCCCAGAGGGCTACTGCTATGATGGGAACTGCCCCACGCCAGCCCAGAGGTGCCGGGACTTGTGGGGGCCAGGTGAGGCAGGTGTGAGTCCTGGCCGTGTGACCCACAGGCCTTCTGGGGTGGTTGCCCGTCCAGGCCTGTGGACTCACCTGCTCCTGGCCCTGCAGGGTCGTGGGCTGCCGCGGAGTTGTGCTACGCCCACAGCATCTCCccaggctgcaagagcactgtgcccCTCGGCTCCAGCAGGTGAGCGTCTGGCTGTGGCCCGACTCCCCCATGTCCAGGCACAGGACGGGGCCGCCCACAAGGGTCCTCTGACAAAGGAGTCCAGGGGCTCGGTCCACCCTGCCTTCCAGGCCCCAGGCCTGAGCGTACTGCCCTCATGGGAGGGACAGTGGGTTACTGTGGCTTGGGGGCGTGGATGTCCATCTGCAGGTCCTAGGGGTGTGGAAGCACTGTCAGCGGACCCCACAGCCTGTCCAAGGTCCTAGGCCTCATCTCCTGCATTCCACGGGTCCCCCAAGTGTGGTCAGCAGGAGCCCCAGCAGAGCTGGCACCACACATgtccctctgcctgcagggtcAACAAGTGTGGCACCCTATACTGTCAGGGCGGGCAGAAGCCCCCAGAGCGGACTTCCTGCACCTTCGTCTACCACTCGTCCACTTGCCAGGCTCTTGGGCTGGATGGCGGCATGGGGTACGAGCAGGTGCCCGAGGGCACCCAGTGTGGCGAGGGGAAGGTGAGTATCAGGGCCTCCAGTGGGCGCGTGGCCGGCTGTGGCTTTCAGGGGCTCCCCAGGGCTGTGACCCAGATGTGAGCCCGACGTGCCCCAGGCAGCCGTCAGGCTGCTGGAGGCCCAGGTTCTGGACGCGTGTCCCACATGGGCGAGCTCACGTGGTCCCAGGCGGGCAGTGGCAGCTGGAAGAGGGCTGAGGGGAGGACTCCCCTGTGTTCTCAGTGGAAACTCAGAAGGTGGGCGCAAAGGGAGGCGCCGGAGAGGCCAGTCCTCAGTTAACGTGAAGACCTTAATGTTCTACAAGCCCCCCAGGGGCCAGATGGAGCCGGTCTCTGTGGCCCTGGTGCCAACAGTGGGTTGGCCAAGGCTGGCCAGCAGTTGGGCTGCAGACGAGGCCATCCTGGGTGTGGTGGCCATGGCCCACCCTCTTGAAGCTCACCCTACAGGTTTGGGGTCAGCTTCGGCTGGTGGGAGAGAGTGGGTGGGCATGGGCTTCAAGCAGGAGTCTAGAGTGGCTGCCTGAGGAGACCCCCACTGCTCTCCAGGTTTGCTGGAAAGGACACTGCCAGGACTTCCATGTTTACAGATCCAGAGACTGCTCTGCACGGTGCAGCGACCATGGGGTACGTGGGCCTATGGGACAGCCTGCCACTGGCGCTTTGGGGTTGGAGTCCAGTAGGCTGCATTTGGGACGAGCCCAGGTGGACAAAGGCAGAGGCCAGCACCCAGGAGCTGTGCCAGGAGCTACCAGGGCCTCTTGGGCCTGGAGCTGGCTAGGATCTGGGCATCCGTGGGGGCATTGAGGCCCAGGGCGGTCCTGGTACTGGTGGATGTGAGGGCTGGGGCTGGTCAGACTTGAAACGTTCTATTTGAGATGTGGGCAGTGTGTTCAGGTCTTAGTAACCTGTGCTGTGATGTTGGGAAAGTCAGAGCCACCAAGAGCTTGAAACAAGGGGCTGGAGCCCCCCATCTAAGGGAGGGGGCTGAGCTCGAGGACAGCCCACCGTGAAGCTGGCCTGTGCCTGCGCCATGCTTGCGTTGCTTGGAACGCCCTGTGGCATTTGGTACAGCCCTCCATAATCTGGTCAGCCTGTCGCATGCCCCCAGATGAGGGGCTGCTGCTGTCAGCACGCCTGCTGGGACCCATGCTGGGGGGTGGCAGCCCTGGGCAGTGGAGTAGGGCTCGAGGATGAACCCAACTGTCCTCCATTGTGAAGGTCATGGCAGAgcccttgcaggcctgaggccagGCCTGGTGACTCGGAGGAGCAGATGGCGCCTAGGGGGTGCTGGGCGGCGCAGCAGACGGAGGGTCTGGAGGCCCAGCCTGACGCCTGCTTGCCCCCAGGTGTGCAACCACAAGCAGGAATGCCAGTGCCACCCGGGCTGGGCCCCGCCCTACTGCGCAGAGCGGCTGGCCAACACAGGTAGGGTCCAGACCACTCCAGGGGCCTCCCACCCGCACAGACTGATGGGGTCTGGCTGGGGCTCATGCCTTTTCTTGAcctcctgggcagggctgagAAGGAAGCTGTGTGCCCCCAAACCAAGAAgggcattgtttttttttttttaagattttatttttcctttttctcccaaagccccctggtacatagttgtgtatttttagttgtgggtccttctagttgtggcatgtgggatgccgcctcagcatggtttgatgagcggtgccatgtccgcgcccaggctttgacccggtgaaaccctgggccaccaaagctgagtgcacaaacataaccactctgccacggggccagccccagaggggCATTATTAAAATGCAAGTTTGCAGCCCCTTAGGCATTCTGACCCCACTGGtagagggcagggaccaggagCCAGTCTCCGCACTTCTGCCCTACCTGAGAAGGGAGACCATGCTAGACGGAGGGGCGGGGGAGCAGTGACAGGACAGCACTGGCTCTTTGGCCCGGTCCCCGGCCCTCTCCTGGGCCCGGGAACCTCAGAGCCACCCACCTCAGGTGTCTTCCTCCCTAGTGGCCGCTGAGCATGCGGCTGTTGACAGCACCACCAGCCTCCAGGGCGTGGCCGGGCCACACTGGCGTGATTGTGGGCCTGGGGCCACCTGCCACCAAGCCCTCTGACCTGTCACCTGAGAGCCCGGAGCACTGGTGTAAAGTACCAGGTCTCAGTGCCGAGGGTCCTGAGATGGCCATTGGCGGTagggaggggcccagggctcTATGTTCTCAGCACAGCAAATGGGGACCCCGAGAAAGGCACCCCACTCAGCCTCAGGTCAGCTGGGCAGGGGCTGCATCACCCAAGGGTTCTCCCAGCCCCACTACCTGGCACCGGGTCCAGCCCTTGACACCTGGCCTTGTGTGCCCCACAGCATCGTGGAGCCTCCTGATGGTGCTGGTGCCCGTGGTGCTCCTGGTGGCTCTGGGGCTCATCCTGGCATGTGTGGTCATCTACTGCAAGCACTGTAGGACTGCCCAATGGAGGTGAGAGCATGGAGGGGTTGCCAAATGCCCCTGTGCGCAAGGAGCACTTCCCCAGCTCACACTATTGGGAAACAACCTGCTGCTGTCTGAGGAAGAAGAACCAGCAGGTCCCACAGAAGGGGCATGGGGGCCTCGCTCTGAGCCCTGCCTCTTGCTGAGGCGGGAACAGGTGACAAGTTTGGTGACAGGTTGGGGATGTGGTAACCCCAGAGGGAGGGCCCCCACACAGACCTGAGCCCAATCAGAGCCCACACACTTGGGATGACGTGGGCTTGAGGAAGCTGCCCCTATCACCAGATGCCCTCCACGGGCAGCTGCATTCTGACCCTACTGTGGCTGCTTGCTCTGTGGGCCCTCGACACCTGGGCCAGCCACAGCAGGACTCACTTGCCAGCGGCCTCTGGGCAGCTCACCCTGGCCCAGCTGGACCCCAGAGCCAATGGGGTCCAGGACACACGAAGCTGCCTCTCCCTCTTAGTGTGGCTGTGGCTGGCACACAATGCAGGGGCCACTGTAGCTGAGAGGGACCCTGGCCAGGCCAGGGGACCCCATGCCCAGGAGCCCTCGAGTCCCTTGGCTGAACCCTGAGGCCAGGACGTGCTAATCTGTGTCACTTTCTCCCCAGGAACGTGGCGTCCAAGACCAACATGGGGCTCTCCAACCCCACGTTCCACGAGGGCAGCGGCACGCCAGCAAAGGGCAGGGCTCCGGCCTCTGCCACAGGCTCCCCAGAGGCAATTCCTACCACCGACCCCAACCAGCCCCCGAGTCCCAAGGCTTTCACAGTGACCCCAAAGCAGCCGCCCGCTGCTGTAAGCGCCAGCCGTCCCTGATGGGCTCCCTGGGCCAACCCCAAATCTCATGCTAGGTGCGACACCTGGGGACTCAGGGCAGCTGCCACCAGCACCCTGTTTAAAGGCAGAAATGAGGCTTTaggatggggagactgaggacTGCAGTGAGCCAGTGACAGAACTGGAGTCTGAACTTGAATCTGGGGCTCTTGGCCTCCGCagcatccctctgaggacagttTTGAGGCCCAGACACCCTCCATTGCTGCCCAGCACCTCCGTGTGTCCACACAGCTGAGGGATGTGGGGATCACATCCTGGGCTCAGGGCCCTGTGGGCGCACACACAGGGCCTTATTCTCCCTcctctgggagaggcaggaacaTGGGGTCCTGAGCTGGGGGGCAGCTCTGTACCTGGGGCTCCCTGGAGGCGACCACCCTGTGAGACCCAGGCTCATGGCCCTGTTCCCTGCAGACCCCCGCTGCCGCGTCCAGCCTACCCTTCACAGTTCCCGTGTACACCCGGAAGTTCCCAGACCAGGTGAGCCATGGTGGGGCCAGCAGACAGGCCTTCTAGAGGACGCCAAGTGGGTCTGGGGAGGCGGAGGGCCGGGGGCTGAACTTCGTGGGTCCGGGACCCCAGGGTAGCTGCTGGCTTGGAAGGCTGATCATCTGGGCCCAGGAGGACATTGAACCCTCGGGCGAGTCCTGACTGCCCCTCCCTCCCGCCAGCTCCgaccagctcctcctgccaagccccgaccagctcctcctgccaagccccgaccagctcctcctgccaagccccgcGCAGAGCTGAAGCCCAAGCAGGTGAGACCAACCCCCGCTCCCCAGCTGTACCTGTGCCTTTCCTCCGCCACAGGGCCCCTCTTGGGCCAGACCCCTGGCTGACCCCACAACCTGAGCCCCACAAGACAAGGGAGTGAAGGGGGCTGAGGGGTCTCGGGGGGCTCAGGGGAGCTCTTGGGGCTGAGGGGGCCTCTGTGGGGTGAGGGGggctctgggggctgggaagcCTCTAGGGGGTGAGGAGGTGTCAGGGGGCTCCAATGTAGCCCCCCTTTGATGTGAAGCTTTAGAGGTTCTGGAGAGATCCCTCCCACATATGAGTCACTGGAGCCTGTTGAGTCACAGCTCAACTTGCAGGCGCCCCTGCAGTGTGGGGTCCCGTTCCCCAGCAGAGCTCCCATCTTTGGGGTCACCTGGGAGTCCCTTCCAGCCAATGCTGAGGTCTGGCCCTGGCTGGTCTCCTCCAGTGCTGGGAGCCCCCTGGGCCCTGCTGAGAGGCCCGCGCGCTGCCCCTGAGGCCCTGGACAGACCTTCTTTGCCTCCCGGCAGGCGGCTGACCCAGCTGCTTCTGGAGAACTGGGGGTGGCAGGAAGGGGCGTGGCAGCACGAGGCAGTGAAACAGGTTGGCCCCCCTCCTGGCACCCTGTGGGGGATCACTGTGTCACCAGGGATGTTGACTCATCATTTGGTTGCGGTGGTGCCGGCGGTTTCTCTGCTGTAAAGTCCCCGTCTTCCCTGTGTAGTTATCGTCTGGGAGGGACTTTGAGATGCTAATCTGATTAGTTCTTGAACTATGACCCGCAGTGTCTGCAGCCGCTGGGGGCTTCTTGCCTGCAACAAACATTACTGCAGGGTTTGCTTAATAGAGATTCtctatctctctttcctttttaacttttattttgaacaaattttaaTCTTATGACAATTTGCAAAAATAGTCGTTTTGACAGGCCAAACGGGGTCAGGGTGGGCAGAGAGGTTTCCGGCCAAGGATGTGGTGATAGCTAGGCAAAGGCTACAAGGGAATTGTGCTGGCCTGAGGTCCTGACTGCTCAGTAGGATCCTTCTAAGGTACTGAAAACTACAAGTGCTGCCCCACCCAGGCGTCCCAGGGTGCAGGACGGTGCGGCCAGGCAGCACCAGGGCTCTGCGGGCGgctttcctcctccaccccaggtccccactgccctgggaaagccaaaatggaaattttactaGTTCATTCTTGGCTTTTAACTTCCAAAGACCCACATTCTGGCTTTAAGAGCTTTTCATGggtatggggggagggggacccTGAGGGAGAGAGCAAGGTGGTGAGACAGGTTGGGGCCGATCCCGGAACTGGGGGCTCTGCCGCATTTGAGTCTCATTCTGCCTGCGGTGGCAGCCAtgggtgtgtgtttggggtggtGTTTGGGGGACTCTTCTGTAGAGAGCTCAGCAAAGAGAAACCTGCAGGCTGGtctggagcagagcagagcactattactgcacaaaattggggttctcttgcccgatgtgcatttaaaaaaccaattaattatggcatctttgggaaaagaaaacagctttattctgagagatcaatctgcagggagacaAGGGGGCGTGtgctctcagctctgtctccctgGTCCAGGGCTGGGGGCACAATTTATGGGATGACGGGGAggcggtctgaagtgtggagatagatgattggaggtgaggagaagtgaggtagtTGCTGATCTGcacaagtgtagtcaagcttcgTGCCTCTTCATatgatgcatgttcacaaaatggcgacATTACCATGATCTGAGCGTGGAGTTTTTGGCTTCTTGACATCAAAAAGGttacttattgagcatttgcacaggcccagttgatgggctTGTGGTCTCACTCGGCCtaaactggacaaggggtctcagttcctgaaagaccactcttaattactctgttgataagatggggtcagttgaactggtcctggagggtcTGCGGTGACAGCACCTGGGAGCTTTGCTAGAAGGTGCTGAGGAAGGTGGTGTCTGGCATGGCCTGGACCAGTTAGGTTGTCCACTGTCAGCTATGTCTGCCTCTTCCCGGGTTGTCAAGCCAACCTCCACGTCCCCAATGCCACCAGTCAAGCCTGGGCCTGGAGGGGCCAACCCTGGACCCATTCAGGTAAGTCCCTCACACAGAGGGCACAGGGCAGCAGAGTGATCTGTCTTCCCCCATAGGCTGACTGGCTCTGCCCAGAGAGGTTGAATGTCTGCTGTATACTGTCAGCACTTTTCAGTGATTGCTGGCTCTGCTGGCGGTTactttgtccttttctcctgCCAGTGTAAGtgagaaaatcattttttagTGTTAGCTGTTGACATTGTGACTGTCACTGCCGGCTATCACTGTGCAGGGCCACTGTACTGTTCAATGAACTGGGAATccacattttaagaaatgtaaaaggaaataGATTCAGTTGTGCTCTTTGTAGCAGATGCTTTTTAACATcagttcttttttcctcctcccaggGAGTTGTTGGCTCAAAGGTTGCTCTGAAACCCACAGTCCAGAGGAGGTGATGGAGCTCAGCACGCCCTGGCTGGCAATCTGCGCCCGTCTGGAAGTTGCCTATTGTTCATGCTGAAGGAGCTGTGTGAGCCTCGCATCCAGCAGATGCAGCCAATTGGCCCCAGCCCTGGGTGCCCCTCCTCAAGGGGCTGGGTCCAGCGCAAGAAGTCTTAACAGAAGAGCCAACTCCTCATGGCCAAGGTCGCTGGTCACAGCCCAGACTCACAGTCCTGGGCTGAGGACTCTCAGTCTGCGTTGTTCCTGACCTCAGGAATGTACCACCTGAGAGGCTCAGTTATTACCTCCTCAGCCACTTTGGCCACGCTTAGCTCCACGGGTCAGCGGCATGGCTGCTGTGCCATGTGCCTGCAGGTCTGGACGGCCACTGCTGCCTCTTCTGGTTCTCCGGAAACCTCAGGTGCACATTCTGCACGGCTGAAAACTTAAatcaaaattttgtattttatgattAAATTATTAATCAAGTTCTAAATGACGGGAGACTTTTTTTAGATCAATGGAAAATGGTGCATGTGAAACAACAGAAttcaatttataagttttaagggtccaggggccggcccggtggcgcaacggttaagtttgcacgttctgcttctgcggcccggggttcgctggtttggaacccaggtgtggacgtggcaccgcttgacaagccatgctgtggcaggtgtcccacatataaagcagaggaagatggacacggatgttagctcacagccagtcttcctcagcaaaaagaggaggattggcagcagatgttagctcagggctaatcttcctcaaaaaaaaaaaaaatttgagggtCCAAtgcttgttaaaataaaatgtatattgtaaatgGACAGTGTCAAACTTTTTACCTTTTCTCCCTAGACTTTGTCATAAGCCTCTTATATTACACAGTCCCAACGCACAATGTGGACTGCCTGCCGACCATAGGCTCCGCGCGGGGGCATCTCAGCCCCGCCTCTGGCCCCCACCACCTGCCCGGCGCCCCGCCCCTTCCGGCCCCGCCCTCGGTCTCCTGGCAACGGCCCCACCTCCTGCCTATGCCCCGCCCCTTCCGGCCCCGCCGCCCGGCGCCCTCCGCGGCCTCTAAGCCTGGCTGCACGGGTTCCCGCTCAGCCGCCCCAAGCGCCACCTGGCCCGGGACTTCAGCGACGGCGGTGAGGGCGAGCTGCCGCGCGGGGGTCCTCGCGGGCGGGCGGCCCGGGGGGCAGCGCCGCGGGCCGTCGTCAGCTGGGCCGGCGCGCCCCCCGCTCGCAGGGAGTGGCCCACGGTCGCCGCTCCCGGCAGAGCGCCCCGAGCGGGGACCCCGGAGCAGGGCAGGGGCTTGACGGACCGGCGGGATGGGGGAAACTGTGGGGCCAAGATACTGGCAGCGGCGGCTCCAGGAGGGGGGACGTGGGTCCAGCTCTCACAGCCCTCCTGCTGCGGCACCACACCCCGGGGACTCCCCCAGGACTCAGAGGCCACGGGACAGTgacacgtgaggacacagggattCTGAGCCGGCCAGCCAGGCTCACCTTGCGCACCCTCACCCCCAGTGATGCTAGCGGAGATTGTGAAGCACTTCTACCCCCGGCTCGTGGACCTGCACAACTACATCCCCACGTGCAACACGGACCAGAAGCTCAGCAACTGGAGCGTTCTCAGCAGGCAGGGCGGGTGGGCTGGCAGGCGGCAGGACTGCTGCGCTCAGGCCAGCACAGGCTTTCTGGCTCCCTGCCTTTCCTGGTTGGACTCCCCACTCTTCATTCTCTAAGGCCCTCCCTCCAAGGCAGGCTGGGCGGGCAGCCTCCCCCTACACCCCTCGCCTCTGAGACAAGTTCTCAGGCTGTTTTCTTGCTGTGGGTTTCCCTGACAGCCTTGTCAGTGTTGTGTTCCTGTCCACCAGAATCTCACCATCAACCTGGGGTTCCTGGGGGCTCCTCACCAAGAGGACAGCACTGGTCAGCTTGAGACCTGCTCACCAGGGCATCAGTCCTGCCTTCTGACTGTGTCCAGCCCATGCTGACCACACTTCTCACTCACCAGTAATTctgggtgccaggctctgttccaggcacaGCAGACACGGCAGTGAACAGGCCCCTGCCCTCGCGGAGCTGAGAGTTTAGTGGGAAGACAGATAAAGAGGGAGAAGTAACCAGTGTCAGGTGTAATGAGTGATATGAATTGAAGGACGAGGCTGGGTCCCTGAGGAAGTGAAAATGAGGAGAATGAGATGGGGGCAACCTGCAGGTGCGACGGAGGCTGCAGTGGGGAGCAGGGTGCAGAGTCCCCGAGTCCTCGCGGGGGAGCTGAGGAGTTGAagttgggtggggaggggagctcaGAGCTGCCAATGGTCTCTGG harbors:
- the ADAM8 gene encoding disintegrin and metalloproteinase domain-containing protein 8 isoform X2: MGKLRPEEPSVVLGRASACPGSPPAQPSPARPQGPLRGFRSWGAQLPSDPRFEVGMVWGRPPHPGSSLSLAQGLYPESVSYVLGAQEHTFTLHLRKNRDLVGSGYTETYTAANGSQVTEQLQRQDHCFYQGHVEGHQHSAASLSTCAGLRGFFRAGSTVHLIEPLDGSSEEGQHALYQAQHLQQKAGTCGVSNASLENILGPRVLAAFRPRDWLPYRDTRYVELFVVVDKTELYQALNFRVVLVGLEIWNDGDKIKVSPQADTTLDNFLVWRAQDLVRRQVHDNAQLITGVDFTGSTVGLARVSTMCSQDSGAVNQDNSKNPISVASIMAHEMGHNLGMDHDENVMGCYCPMPQDSGGCVMAARIGVKFPRMFSHCSRANLEMFMEKPLTNCVVNAPDPDRLVGGPVCGNGFVERGEQCDCGPPEDCRNQCCNATTCRLAEGAECAHGGCCHGCRVKLAGEVCRPQKDGCDLEEYCDGQQPVCPEDAFQENGTPCPEGYCYDGNCPTPAQRCRDLWGPGSWAAAELCYAHSISPGCKSTVPLGSSRVNKCGTLYCQGGQKPPERTSCTFVYHSSTCQALGLDGGMGYEQVPEGTQCGEGKVCWKGHCQDFHVYRSRDCSARCSDHGVCNHKQECQCHPGWAPPYCAERLANTASWSLLMVLVPVVLLVALGLILACVVIYCKHCRTAQWRNVASKTNMGLSNPTFHEGSGTPAKGRAPASATGSPEAIPTTDPNQPPSPKAFTVTPKQPPAATPAAASSLPFTVPVYTRKFPDQLRPAPPAKPRPAPPAKPRPAPPAKPRAELKPKQGVVGSKVALKPTVQRR